The Paenibacillus sp. FSL R7-0204 genome includes a region encoding these proteins:
- a CDS encoding methyl-accepting chemotaxis protein, translating to MKWFGNLKTATKIVSAFLIVSLILAGLGVYSVLSLRSNNMNMKEMYNNNLISVRDLSAAEISYQLNQVYTRDMSNTTDTVKIADYEQKIASGREEIARKVDNYRPLATTPREKELLASFDQEYASYEKLFDQAIVLAGQDDTAAFNTFLTTQLTVQGQNVLNNLDGLIKVNVELAEQANNHSQSAYSSAFILTISVVIAAVILSIMIGYLIARSISRPLMQMLHVATEVANGNLTQQADISTKDEVGQLATALNRMVHNLKELINGIVMNSQSVAASSEQISASTQEIASTSTNQSAAATNITELFKELSIAIDSVASSAEEAAELSNDTVRTAREGGYVVETSLQGMQTVNHQMKQLEDDSSQIGDIIEVIDDIAEQTNLLALNAAIEAARAGEQGRGFAVVADEVRKLAERSSDATKEITKIIKVMQENTKQSVRAVAESVEQSSMTSQAFEQIILMVNTSSLKVNEIAAACEEESAQAAEVMDSVQSIAASSEESAAASEETAATCQALALLSEDLAKSAAAFKTH from the coding sequence ATGAAATGGTTCGGGAATTTGAAAACAGCTACAAAGATCGTCTCCGCTTTTTTGATCGTCTCTTTAATCCTGGCAGGACTTGGAGTCTATTCGGTCCTATCCCTGCGCAGCAACAACATGAATATGAAAGAGATGTACAACAATAACCTGATTTCCGTCAGAGATCTGTCTGCTGCCGAGATCAGCTATCAGCTTAACCAGGTCTATACACGGGATATGAGCAACACAACAGATACAGTGAAGATTGCCGATTATGAGCAAAAGATTGCTTCAGGCCGCGAGGAGATTGCCCGGAAGGTGGACAACTACCGGCCGCTGGCGACTACTCCCCGTGAAAAAGAGCTGCTGGCCTCTTTTGACCAGGAGTATGCAAGTTACGAAAAGCTGTTCGATCAGGCGATTGTTCTGGCGGGTCAGGATGATACGGCTGCATTCAATACATTTCTGACCACGCAGTTGACCGTACAGGGTCAGAACGTGCTGAACAATCTGGACGGTCTGATCAAGGTGAACGTTGAGCTGGCAGAGCAGGCGAACAACCATTCACAGTCCGCGTATTCCTCGGCGTTCATCCTTACAATCTCAGTGGTCATCGCGGCGGTTATCCTTAGTATTATGATCGGCTACCTGATCGCAAGATCAATCTCCAGACCCCTGATGCAGATGCTGCATGTAGCTACAGAAGTGGCTAATGGAAATCTGACGCAGCAAGCGGATATATCTACTAAGGATGAAGTCGGACAACTGGCCACAGCCCTGAACCGGATGGTTCATAACCTGAAGGAATTAATCAACGGGATTGTGATGAATTCTCAGAGCGTTGCGGCCTCTTCTGAACAGATCTCTGCCAGCACCCAGGAGATTGCCAGCACCAGCACGAACCAGTCGGCGGCGGCGACCAATATCACCGAGCTGTTCAAGGAGCTGTCGATAGCGATTGATTCTGTAGCCTCCAGCGCCGAGGAAGCGGCAGAGCTCTCCAATGATACCGTGCGGACCGCCCGGGAAGGCGGATACGTGGTGGAGACTTCACTGCAGGGGATGCAGACCGTTAATCACCAGATGAAGCAGCTGGAAGACGATTCCAGTCAAATCGGCGATATCATCGAAGTGATCGACGATATCGCCGAGCAGACCAATCTCCTGGCCCTGAACGCAGCGATTGAAGCGGCACGTGCCGGAGAACAGGGACGCGGCTTCGCCGTGGTGGCGGACGAGGTCCGCAAGCTTGCCGAACGCAGCAGCGATGCCACGAAGGAGATTACGAAGATTATCAAGGTCATGCAGGAGAATACGAAGCAGAGTGTGAGGGCAGTCGCTGAGAGCGTAGAGCAGTCCTCAATGACCAGCCAGGCCTTCGAGCAGATCATCCTGATGGTCAATACCTCCTCGCTCAAGGTCAACGAGATTGCTGCCGCCTGCGAAGAGGAATCGGCACAGGCTGCTGAGGTGATGGACTCGGTTCAATCCATTGCGGCCTCCAGCGAGGAATCGGCAGCGGCTTCTGAAGAGACGGCGGCTACCTGCCAGGCCCTGGCGCTGTTATCCGAGGATCTGGCCAAGTCCGCTGCCGCATTCAAGACCCATTAA
- a CDS encoding chemotaxis protein CheW: MSSLQKEQYIELAVGAETCAIRIEEIHEIIKMLSITDIPFSRNEVKGVVNLRGKVVCVMSLRNLLGMADEPYTRSTRIIVVNYREEFVGLIVDKVNKVTTYAEIHPPAGGHNRSRDAVFHGVGQRDDQLIGILKLEEILGG, from the coding sequence ATGTCGTCCTTACAGAAGGAACAATATATCGAGCTTGCGGTAGGAGCCGAGACCTGTGCTATCCGGATTGAAGAGATTCATGAGATTATCAAAATGCTCAGCATTACAGATATCCCCTTCAGCCGAAATGAAGTCAAGGGTGTAGTCAATCTGCGCGGCAAGGTGGTTTGTGTTATGAGCCTGCGCAATCTGCTGGGGATGGCCGATGAGCCCTATACCCGGAGTACGAGAATTATTGTGGTCAACTACCGCGAGGAATTCGTCGGACTGATTGTAGATAAGGTGAACAAGGTGACTACGTACGCCGAGATTCATCCGCCGGCAGGCGGACATAACCGCAGCCGCGATGCGGTATTCCACGGAGTGGGGCAGCGGGATGACCAGCTGATCGGTATTCTGAAGCTCGAAGAAATATTGGGCGGGTAA
- a CDS encoding chemotaxis protein CheA: protein MMMELSAYRDIFIEELNEQLERIDQALLALEHAPTAELIQTIFRAAHTIKGSASTMGFREMSDLTHEVEYALEWVRAKKPEITGNLIDTLFRALDAMKLLRTQYVSGEGFTDCSAVVAEIKALINKPAELQPVRLPVLNAAELLQAEEAAAAGYSLLALAITLREDCQMKAARHYILLQRIEEVCGPVIAAALAPPAAPGADEDARYSQFAVVAASPREIRQVSEQLAGETDVESIVITPFVPEPAAGTDTQTTAVPVLTESSSSAPGKGKSHEVQSTVRVSVERLDHLMNLVGELLIEQTSLADLSANGQRTDSAKVLPDIGSISDHMGGIIKELQEGVMKTRMLPMDQLFNRFPRLVRDLAQKLGKDIELQIQGGETELDRMIIEELSDPLIHLIRNSADHGIESPEVRVQQGKAPKGRITLTSFHEENQVVIRLEDDGQGIDAARITASALSKGIITEEQAGYLTAQEAVSLIFEPGFSTASEVSEVSGRGVGMDIVRSQIGRLNGIIDIQTEPGAGTLFTIRLPLTLAIIKGLLVKVSGRVLIVPMYNVAEIVRIAPEEIQVVQGEQAIINHGRIVPLSWLRDKLHYPRIERRSKTIPLVIVRSVDRIAAFAVDEIIGNQEVVIKSLGAYLGKMNHLSGATILGNGRVALILDASYLVSH, encoded by the coding sequence ATGATGATGGAACTGTCGGCTTACCGCGATATATTCATAGAAGAGCTGAACGAGCAATTAGAGCGGATCGACCAGGCCCTGCTTGCGCTGGAGCATGCTCCAACCGCTGAGCTGATTCAGACGATCTTCCGTGCAGCCCATACGATCAAGGGCTCCGCTTCCACAATGGGCTTCCGTGAGATGAGCGATCTCACGCATGAGGTGGAGTATGCGCTGGAGTGGGTGCGGGCGAAGAAGCCGGAGATCACCGGCAACCTGATTGATACGCTTTTCCGGGCGCTGGATGCGATGAAGCTGTTGCGCACGCAGTATGTCAGCGGGGAGGGCTTCACAGACTGTTCCGCTGTGGTGGCGGAGATCAAAGCGCTGATTAATAAACCGGCTGAACTTCAGCCGGTCCGGCTTCCGGTCTTAAATGCAGCGGAGCTGCTTCAGGCGGAAGAGGCCGCCGCAGCGGGCTACTCGCTGTTGGCCCTTGCAATCACCTTAAGAGAGGACTGCCAGATGAAGGCGGCCCGGCATTATATCCTCTTGCAGCGTATCGAGGAGGTCTGCGGACCGGTGATCGCTGCTGCTCTGGCGCCCCCCGCGGCGCCTGGAGCCGATGAAGACGCACGCTACAGCCAATTTGCTGTAGTCGCTGCTTCCCCGCGCGAGATCCGGCAGGTGTCCGAGCAACTGGCAGGGGAGACAGATGTCGAGAGTATTGTCATTACACCGTTCGTGCCCGAACCTGCTGCCGGGACTGACACCCAGACCACGGCAGTACCGGTGCTGACAGAATCTTCGTCCTCTGCTCCGGGGAAGGGCAAGTCCCATGAGGTACAGTCAACGGTCCGGGTGAGTGTGGAGCGGTTGGACCATTTAATGAATCTGGTGGGCGAGCTGCTGATCGAGCAGACCTCTCTGGCCGATCTGAGCGCTAACGGACAACGAACTGATTCCGCCAAGGTTCTGCCTGATATAGGCTCTATATCGGATCATATGGGCGGGATTATCAAAGAGCTCCAGGAAGGGGTCATGAAGACCCGGATGCTGCCGATGGATCAGCTGTTTAACCGTTTTCCGCGGCTGGTCAGGGATTTGGCCCAGAAGCTGGGCAAGGATATTGAGCTGCAGATTCAGGGAGGCGAGACCGAGCTGGACCGGATGATCATTGAAGAGCTAAGTGATCCGCTAATCCACTTGATCCGTAACAGCGCCGATCACGGAATCGAGAGTCCAGAGGTGCGTGTACAGCAGGGCAAGGCTCCGAAGGGCAGAATTACGCTTACTTCTTTTCATGAGGAGAACCAGGTCGTGATTCGTCTGGAGGATGATGGACAGGGCATCGATGCCGCCCGAATTACAGCCTCTGCGCTCAGTAAAGGGATCATTACCGAAGAGCAGGCAGGGTATTTAACCGCGCAGGAAGCCGTTAGCCTGATCTTCGAGCCGGGCTTCTCCACAGCCTCCGAAGTCAGCGAAGTGTCAGGGCGGGGCGTGGGGATGGATATTGTCCGCAGTCAGATTGGACGTCTCAACGGAATCATAGATATTCAGACCGAGCCGGGGGCAGGTACGCTGTTTACGATTCGTCTGCCGCTTACACTGGCTATTATCAAGGGGCTGCTGGTCAAGGTCTCCGGTCGTGTGCTGATTGTCCCGATGTATAATGTGGCCGAGATCGTGCGGATCGCTCCCGAAGAGATTCAGGTTGTTCAAGGGGAGCAGGCGATTATTAACCACGGGCGGATTGTACCGCTCTCCTGGCTCAGAGACAAGCTGCATTATCCGCGCATAGAGCGCCGTTCCAAGACAATACCGCTTGTGATTGTAAGGTCTGTTGACAGGATCGCCGCCTTTGCAGTCGATGAGATCATCGGCAATCAGGAGGTGGTTATCAAGTCCTTGGGCGCGTATCTGGGGAAGATGAACCATCTGTCCGGGGCAACCATCCTGGGCAACGGCCGGGTCGCTCTAATTCTGGATGCCTCTTATCTTGTTAGCCATTGA
- a CDS encoding CPBP family intramembrane glutamic endopeptidase encodes MKNTAAQGRPIVYSLVWGVVLTLVVSVASAVAAIMEFSDMGIRNAQACAYLVMGIIVTVYMKRKDSSLVSFGFRKLETEPSRAVLFYIPLIIIALAQPLMNGVNVELGAPDVISIVIMTLLVGYAEEAIFRGVIWNYLRSKGPLYYIVFSSIVFGVLHMANAFGGNDIIHTLLQVINALLLGCLLALLIETGRNIIPLIAFHFIYDALAMVSNENLEHEVLIVSILNILYLLYGIYLLVILIRKHRKHSLTL; translated from the coding sequence ATGAAAAACACTGCTGCACAAGGACGTCCTATCGTTTACTCGCTGGTATGGGGAGTGGTCCTGACCCTGGTTGTATCCGTTGCCTCCGCTGTAGCCGCGATTATGGAGTTCAGCGATATGGGGATTAGAAATGCCCAGGCCTGTGCCTACCTGGTTATGGGTATTATTGTAACTGTCTATATGAAAAGAAAGGATTCTTCGCTCGTGAGCTTCGGCTTCCGCAAGCTGGAGACTGAGCCTTCCAGAGCTGTTCTGTTCTACATCCCGCTAATCATTATTGCCTTAGCCCAGCCGCTGATGAATGGGGTTAACGTTGAACTGGGAGCGCCTGATGTGATCAGCATTGTTATTATGACGCTGCTGGTGGGCTACGCTGAGGAAGCCATTTTTAGAGGAGTGATTTGGAATTATCTGAGATCTAAAGGCCCGCTCTACTATATTGTGTTCTCATCCATCGTATTCGGGGTTCTACATATGGCCAACGCGTTTGGCGGAAATGATATCATACATACGCTTCTCCAGGTGATCAATGCGCTGCTGTTGGGTTGTCTTCTCGCTTTGCTGATAGAGACTGGCAGGAATATTATTCCGCTGATCGCGTTCCATTTTATTTATGATGCGCTGGCCATGGTCAGCAATGAGAATCTGGAGCATGAGGTGCTAATCGTCTCAATTCTTAATATTTTGTATCTCCTCTATGGAATTTATCTGCTCGTGATATTAATCCGCAAGCACAGAAAACATAGTCTCACTCTGTAG
- a CDS encoding spore germination protein translates to MKFHEQYPGHLDNEHPQHLCREAHLNTERICRRLGNSSDVSVRSLLLDWASVQRECVIQLIFLDGMVNNQVLEESFIPAIQSAPPPPEGHSLPDYFSNQILSAGQVRTAGELSGAVKDVLSGCVLVLIDGCEEALALAIQGYEKKSIDETKTETVIRGPQEGFTDDLRTNITMIRRKMKDERLRIVTRSVGQVTQTDISILYVEGLADQQVLNRISEMFDEIGLKTVLEGEFIEEYLQSNKYTVFPTVLNTERPDSITAGLAEGRVAIIVDGTPFVMIVPSLFLDFIQSAEDSYQPYLFSSLIRILRLTAVIISIFAPGLYIAITTFHQDLLPTRLLLSIMFQREGVPFPAFVEATLMEITFEIIREAGIRMPRNIGQAVSIVGTLIVGQAAVDAGIVSAGMVIVVAITGISSFVIPAYNMSIPIRLIRFLFMGAAASFGIYGITVGFVILTVHICSLESAGVPYMRPYAPYLKSEQADGVFRSPYWSSSRNKRTRNGA, encoded by the coding sequence ATGAAATTTCACGAACAGTACCCCGGCCACTTGGATAATGAGCATCCTCAGCACCTGTGCCGGGAAGCCCACCTCAATACGGAGCGGATCTGCCGCAGACTGGGCAACAGCTCGGATGTAAGCGTTAGGTCACTTCTTCTGGATTGGGCTTCTGTACAGCGGGAATGTGTCATTCAATTAATTTTTCTGGACGGGATGGTGAACAATCAGGTTCTGGAGGAGTCCTTTATTCCGGCGATTCAGTCTGCACCGCCTCCCCCGGAAGGGCACAGTCTGCCGGACTATTTCAGCAACCAGATCCTGAGTGCGGGACAGGTCCGAACAGCCGGAGAGCTGAGCGGAGCGGTCAAGGATGTATTATCCGGCTGTGTACTGGTGTTAATTGACGGCTGTGAAGAGGCGCTTGCGCTTGCTATCCAGGGCTATGAGAAGAAGAGTATCGATGAGACCAAGACGGAAACGGTGATCCGGGGGCCGCAAGAAGGGTTCACCGATGATCTGCGCACTAATATTACGATGATCCGCAGGAAGATGAAGGATGAACGGCTGAGAATTGTAACCCGTTCGGTGGGGCAGGTCACGCAGACCGATATTTCAATCCTCTATGTCGAGGGGCTGGCAGATCAGCAGGTGCTGAACCGGATCTCGGAGATGTTCGATGAGATTGGACTGAAGACCGTCCTGGAAGGCGAATTCATCGAGGAGTATCTGCAAAGCAACAAATACACCGTATTTCCGACAGTGCTTAATACGGAAAGGCCGGATAGCATTACGGCAGGTCTGGCGGAAGGCAGGGTAGCCATTATAGTAGACGGGACCCCCTTTGTCATGATTGTTCCCTCCCTGTTTCTGGATTTCATCCAGTCGGCGGAGGATAGTTATCAGCCTTATCTGTTCTCCAGTCTGATTCGGATCTTGCGGCTTACCGCTGTAATCATCAGTATCTTTGCTCCCGGACTCTATATTGCCATTACAACCTTCCATCAGGATTTGCTGCCCACACGGCTGTTGCTAAGTATTATGTTTCAGCGTGAGGGCGTACCATTTCCGGCATTTGTTGAAGCTACGCTCATGGAGATCACCTTCGAAATCATACGTGAAGCCGGAATCCGTATGCCCCGCAACATCGGCCAGGCGGTATCCATTGTGGGGACTCTGATTGTCGGGCAAGCCGCAGTAGATGCCGGAATTGTCTCGGCAGGGATGGTTATCGTGGTGGCGATTACCGGAATTTCAAGCTTCGTCATTCCTGCCTATAATATGTCGATCCCCATCCGGCTCATCCGGTTTCTGTTCATGGGGGCGGCAGCTTCCTTCGGAATCTACGGGATTACAGTAGGGTTCGTCATTCTGACTGTGCATATCTGCAGCCTGGAGTCTGCGGGAGTCCCTTATATGCGGCCTTACGCGCCTTATCTGAAGAGTGAACAGGCAGACGGCGTCTTCCGCAGTCCTTATTGGTCAAGCTCGCGGAATAAGCGCACCAGGAACGGGGCTTAG
- a CDS encoding Ger(x)C family spore germination protein — protein sequence MRRTVILICVLVLMSTPLTGCWSRKELSDLAVAIGLGIDRTDKGYRVTVQIVAPSLAAASSGGAGGPPALVVATESATIMEALRKLTTMLPRKIYLSHLSMLLLDEAMARQGIRKPLDFLFRDHEVRPDFDVAIVRAGTAYDALSIMTPLERLPARDLYDSLNGSQKNWAPTSAVRLLDLMKWFDLDGQEAVLTGLHLVGDLEKGKTKENVDSINSPLKFEYRGIGVMKDDVLLGWLNESDSKAYNYVTGKVKSTVGKVDCPDLDGDFVMEVLDAKTSIKPEVRNGEPSATVKVRIEANVGEVECNLDLNSRETLEKMKEMAIARTEALIATGIRDVQSDFGVDIFGFGNKFHQKHPRYWSKWKDQWNEKFSRMDVRVVVEYIIKGRGRIVNPPFKEPDA from the coding sequence ATGAGAAGGACGGTAATCCTGATCTGTGTGCTGGTTCTGATGAGTACGCCGTTAACGGGCTGCTGGAGCCGAAAGGAGCTTAGTGATTTGGCGGTCGCCATCGGTCTTGGCATTGACCGTACGGACAAGGGCTACCGGGTAACTGTGCAGATTGTTGCGCCCAGTCTGGCGGCTGCCAGCAGCGGAGGCGCGGGTGGACCTCCGGCTCTTGTAGTTGCCACGGAGTCGGCAACCATTATGGAAGCCCTGCGTAAATTGACCACTATGCTGCCGCGTAAGATATATCTATCCCATCTGAGCATGCTGCTGCTGGACGAGGCCATGGCCAGGCAGGGCATCCGCAAGCCGCTGGATTTCCTGTTCAGGGATCACGAGGTCCGGCCGGATTTCGATGTGGCCATCGTCCGGGCCGGTACGGCTTATGATGCATTGTCGATCATGACACCTCTGGAGCGGCTGCCGGCCAGAGACCTCTATGATTCACTGAACGGGTCCCAGAAGAATTGGGCGCCGACCTCGGCTGTACGCCTGCTTGATCTGATGAAATGGTTTGATCTGGACGGCCAGGAAGCCGTATTGACCGGTCTTCATCTGGTGGGGGATCTGGAGAAGGGAAAGACGAAGGAAAACGTCGATTCCATTAACAGCCCGCTCAAATTTGAGTATCGGGGTATAGGCGTAATGAAGGATGATGTTCTGCTCGGCTGGCTGAATGAATCGGACAGCAAGGCCTATAACTATGTGACCGGCAAGGTCAAATCGACAGTAGGCAAGGTGGATTGTCCGGACCTGGACGGGGATTTTGTAATGGAGGTACTGGATGCCAAGACCTCGATTAAGCCTGAAGTGCGAAACGGCGAGCCTTCAGCCACTGTCAAGGTGAGAATTGAGGCTAATGTGGGAGAGGTGGAATGTAACCTTGATTTGAACAGCCGGGAGACGCTGGAGAAGATGAAGGAGATGGCTATTGCACGAACGGAGGCGCTGATTGCCACAGGAATCCGGGATGTGCAGAGTGATTTTGGCGTCGATATCTTTGGCTTCGGCAATAAATTTCATCAGAAGCATCCCCGGTACTGGAGTAAATGGAAGGATCAATGGAATGAGAAATTCAGCAGGATGGATGTGAGGGTGGTTGTGGAATACATCATTAAGGGTCGAGGAAGAATCGTAAATCCGCCATTTAAGGAACCGGACGCATGA
- a CDS encoding GerAB/ArcD/ProY family transporter, which translates to MSSRQLMMLLTLHYWGSALLGLPSMVIGLSGKDSWAPILLGMLIQLLIIRLFAALYSQMNGDTLGQFLSRVLGKAGGKIMLALYIFCVPFLIFILTLRSLGDFTSNDLFIETPPSAIYVLILFALVYCLYKGIIAVGRSAEITFPVAMALLLLFLLSLLHGSEWTNFLPVFEKGVQPVFQGTVMFLGYPSSEVALSLFLVPFIKDKASYRKALVHSTWITSIALLLLTVLIIAVLGESLPPNMPYVSQFAAKTVTIGGFYERIETIVTIIWFIVIFYRLILTLFIVAYGCADLFGIKQYKGLLIPLALASIPLAMNVWDNPSVIAELNEIWYLNVFFFNLLCPLIWYAASKLRSRLK; encoded by the coding sequence ATGAGCTCCCGGCAGTTAATGATGCTGCTGACACTGCATTATTGGGGAAGTGCCTTGCTAGGGCTGCCTTCGATGGTCATCGGATTGTCCGGTAAAGATTCCTGGGCACCGATCCTGCTGGGCATGCTGATTCAGCTGCTGATCATCCGGTTATTCGCGGCGCTGTATTCCCAGATGAACGGCGATACTCTGGGGCAATTTCTAAGCCGTGTTCTGGGGAAGGCGGGCGGGAAAATCATGCTGGCCCTGTATATATTCTGTGTGCCTTTTCTCATCTTCATCTTGACGCTCCGCAGCCTCGGCGACTTTACCAGTAACGATCTGTTCATAGAGACTCCACCATCAGCGATCTATGTCCTGATCCTGTTCGCCTTGGTCTATTGCCTGTATAAAGGGATTATTGCGGTCGGCCGGTCTGCTGAGATTACGTTCCCGGTTGCAATGGCCCTGCTTCTCTTGTTCTTGCTGTCCCTGCTGCACGGTTCGGAATGGACGAACTTCCTGCCCGTCTTTGAGAAGGGGGTGCAGCCCGTATTTCAGGGCACGGTTATGTTCCTTGGTTATCCGAGCAGTGAAGTAGCCTTAAGCCTGTTCCTGGTTCCCTTCATCAAGGACAAGGCCTCTTATCGAAAAGCGCTCGTCCACAGCACCTGGATTACCAGTATCGCCCTGCTCCTGTTGACGGTGCTGATTATCGCGGTGCTGGGAGAAAGCCTGCCGCCGAACATGCCTTATGTCAGCCAGTTTGCGGCCAAAACAGTAACGATAGGCGGATTCTATGAGCGGATTGAGACTATCGTCACAATCATCTGGTTCATCGTTATTTTTTACCGGCTGATTCTTACCCTCTTCATCGTTGCCTATGGCTGTGCTGATCTATTCGGAATTAAGCAATACAAGGGACTGCTGATTCCTCTGGCCCTGGCCAGCATTCCGTTGGCGATGAATGTCTGGGATAATCCATCAGTGATTGCCGAGCTGAATGAAATCTGGTATCTCAATGTATTCTTCTTCAACCTGCTGTGTCCGTTAATATGGTATGCAGCCAGCAAGCTCAGGAGCAGGCTTAAGTAG
- a CDS encoding serine hydrolase domain-containing protein, producing the protein MNLSTLSASLAPLNLRSCLIQQQGRLIFEHYRDQRTASELAKINSCTKSILSALICIAMDQGLLPGPSAPLSGFFPQVLRDKDARKQNITLEQLLTMSAGFRWTEFGGANSFPKMTRTPHWVNYVLEQPLADEPGTRMEYNSGISQLLSSILVQATGQSTASYAEQALFGPLGIRDYDWESDPQGIHTGGFGLKLRPADLLNFGQLYLQQGVWKDSQIISRTRAARSVQPVMHTEPPRHGGYGWHWWTDALSCSTAAGEFSLVDYYYARGYAGQFIYVVPELQLVAVLTQDNKRGKNNPPVDVFRDYIVPLLGAT; encoded by the coding sequence ATGAACCTGTCCACCCTATCGGCCTCGCTTGCGCCGCTGAATCTGCGGAGCTGTCTGATTCAGCAGCAAGGCAGGCTGATCTTCGAACATTATAGAGATCAGCGCACGGCCTCCGAGCTGGCGAAGATCAACTCCTGCACCAAGAGCATCCTCTCTGCGCTGATCTGCATCGCCATGGACCAGGGGCTGCTGCCCGGCCCTTCAGCACCTCTGAGCGGCTTTTTCCCGCAGGTTCTGCGCGATAAGGACGCACGGAAGCAGAACATTACACTAGAGCAGCTGCTGACCATGTCCGCAGGCTTTCGCTGGACGGAGTTCGGCGGGGCAAACTCCTTCCCGAAGATGACACGCACCCCGCATTGGGTGAATTATGTGCTGGAGCAGCCGCTTGCGGATGAGCCGGGTACCCGGATGGAATACAATTCGGGAATCTCGCAATTGCTGTCTTCGATTCTGGTACAAGCCACAGGACAGAGCACAGCCAGCTATGCCGAACAGGCTCTTTTCGGACCGCTCGGCATCCGGGATTATGACTGGGAATCGGACCCCCAGGGCATCCATACCGGCGGCTTCGGGCTGAAGCTGCGGCCGGCCGATCTGCTGAATTTCGGACAGCTCTATTTGCAGCAGGGGGTATGGAAGGATTCTCAGATCATCTCCAGAACGCGGGCCGCACGTTCGGTACAGCCAGTCATGCACACGGAGCCTCCCCGCCACGGAGGATACGGCTGGCATTGGTGGACAGATGCCCTGTCCTGCAGCACAGCAGCCGGAGAATTCAGTCTGGTAGACTACTATTACGCCCGCGGGTACGCCGGGCAATTCATCTATGTAGTGCCGGAGCTTCAGCTCGTCGCTGTGCTGACCCAGGATAACAAGCGCGGGAAGAATAATCCTCCAGTGGATGTGTTCCGTGACTATATCGTGCCTTTATTGGGGGCTACTTAA
- a CDS encoding GNAT family N-acetyltransferase: MVQDHELRIRPIAEGDLPRLWELAYKEEAPEWKKWDAPYYEHKRITWETYYGKRAEIIGCGNNWVIEVEGVVIGDVSYYWEHEPSYWLEMGIVIYDPAFWSSGYGTRALKLWISHLFTTLPLVRVGYTTWSGNERMMKAGMKLGMTMEARLRKCRYYNGTFYDSIRMGLLREEWADTLKEQI; this comes from the coding sequence ATGGTTCAGGATCACGAATTGCGGATACGTCCAATAGCTGAAGGGGATCTGCCCAGGCTGTGGGAGCTCGCTTATAAAGAGGAAGCACCGGAATGGAAGAAATGGGATGCGCCTTATTATGAACATAAGCGGATTACATGGGAGACGTATTACGGGAAGCGAGCCGAAATTATTGGATGTGGGAACAATTGGGTAATAGAAGTAGAGGGCGTTGTTATAGGCGATGTCAGCTACTATTGGGAGCATGAGCCGTCATACTGGCTGGAGATGGGGATTGTCATCTATGATCCTGCCTTTTGGAGCAGCGGTTACGGAACTAGAGCGCTCAAGCTGTGGATCAGTCATTTATTCACTACCCTTCCGCTAGTCCGTGTCGGCTACACCACCTGGTCCGGGAATGAGCGCATGATGAAAGCAGGAATGAAGCTGGGCATGACAATGGAGGCCAGGTTGAGAAAATGCCGCTATTATAACGGAACCTTCTATGATTCTATCCGGATGGGGCTGCTTAGAGAGGAGTGGGCGGATACTTTGAAAGAGCAAATATGA